GCGGAGCTGCTGCAGGTGCGGGTGCAGAGCCTCATGCACATTCTTGCCATGCAGGAGGAGGAGCTGACCAGGAAGGTAGGCCCCTTGCCTCCAGCAACTCCCCGAGGGTGGGAAGAGTTGCCGTGCTGCCAGAACCTTCTGGGACCTTCTCTTCAGTGAAGCCCTCTTCTTGCTGTGGCTCTTGTGGCTTGGGTgggacaaagaaaacaaaaaaacaaagcctggGCGCACTTCTGGCCCTTCCTCCAACGCAGGTCCAGCCTGCAGACTCCCTGGAGCCCGAGTTCAGCAGgaagtgccaggccctgctgAAGCGCTGGCGGGAGAAGGTGTTTGCCCTCATGGTGCAGCTGAAGGCCCAAGAGCTGGAGCACAGAGGATGTGTGGCGCAGCTGAAGGGACAGGTCACTTGACACACCCTCTCACTtgactctctctccctgttcgTCCCCCCACCAACTCCTGGCTCCTTACACAAGGGATGGTACTTACCCACCAAAGATCTCTTGAAGAGTTACCCTATGTACCGGGAACATAGTCCTGAACAAACACTAGTGCTGGCACGGAGCTTACGTTGGGCAGCAGGGACAGCAGGCCAGCAGACAGATGATGTCAAGTGATTATGGTGTGCGCTAAAGAAAAGTGTAAAAGCGTGACAGAAAGAGACCCCAGGGTGGGCGTGCTTTAGGCAGGATGGTCAGGAATGGCTTTTCTAAGGAGGTGACAAAGTCCAAACATGGGTGGCATGGGCTGAGGTGGTGCATCCTTGTTGGTATGTCACAGTGTGGTTCCTCAAGGTGTGGGCATGTGGAACATGCTTCTGGAAGGAAACCTGGACTCAGACTCCATCTCAGGAACCCAAGCTTGTCTCCCTGCATGATGTTCTTTCAGAGACTTTGACACCAGCCCCTCCATTCCCAGTGCCCCCCTCCAGCTTTCTGCCCTAGCTGTGCCCCGtcttgcctcctccccaccctgcccaggtGGCAGAGCTCCAGGAGGGAGCTGTGGCTCAGAGCCAGGAGCAGGCCATCCTGCAGCGCTCCCTACAGGACAAAGCCGCAGAGGTGGAGGTGGAGCGGATGAGCACCAAGGTAGTGGCTGAGCCAGGCCGAGGCTGGGTGGGGTCGGGCGTGCCTCACCACTGCCCCCCACGAGCCCTGGGGAGGGGATCCCTGTCTTCActgcctccttcccaggcccTGCAGCTAGAGCTCAGCCGTGCTCAGGAGGCCCAGCGCCGGAGGCAGCAGCACACAGCCACAGCCGAGGAGCAGCTGAGGCTTGTGGCCAATTTTGTCAGCAGGTATATGGGATGGAGGGTAGGCGGAGTAGCATTTTTGCTTCCCTGGTTTCCTGGGTAGCCGGAAGTTTAGGAGCTTAGGCAAGAGGGGCTGGAAAGCTGGCAATTGGGGGATGCAGGGCTAGAGGTACCCAGCCCTTTACTGTAAAAGTCcctgtgtttgtttttccctgGGGCGACCTGCTCCACACTCAGGAGGGTCGCTTGTTACAACTCCCATGCATGTTTGGTTGGAGGTGAGACCGTGCTTCCTCCTATAGTGCCGCTCACTGGGAGGTTCTCCACCTTCAGAGCTGTTGGAAGATGCAGAGTGTGGATACACCAagtttaatgtatttattttaaagctgtaCACCTCCTGGCTTACTAGATAGTCTGTGACATGTATGCCAATTTCCTCCTTAATCATTTGCAAGCCAGTGCCTCTCATACCAACTTCCTAGGTGTGTCCTTCTCAACTCCTGTTTTACAACCTGTAGGAGGGCCTCTAAGCGGAACGCATGCTTCTTTGTGCTGGTGACAGCCCCTTGTCAGCTTTGGACTTGGGAATACTGAGGTGGGCCCCCATAGGCCTCCTGGCACGGTGCCCGCTTGTCATCCGCACTCTGAATGTTGACTGTTACCACGAGGCTGTTCTGGGTGGATAACAGAAGAATTACTGGTGTAGAAAATTGTGAGGCTGGCTAGGTCCTTGTCCACCATCACTTTCTGTTGGGTTTGTACCTTGAGGattaatttcactttaaaataatcatgaaaaatttCCACTTCTCATGGACTTAGACTTATAATGAACCACCCAGATTCACCTCATCGTGCATGCCTCCTGTTCCCAGGAGAATGGGAAGGTTGCACTGTGCACAGGGCTTTACTTTGGCACCAGGACATCACTGAAATGGTCCTTGCCAATGACTGATTGCCAGAAAGTTCGTGAGGCTTAAAACAACCCACACTCAGATTGTTAATCATGTTTGTTTGTCTATCTCTAGATGGTCTGGAAACTTCATCAGGAAATTGCTTTAATAAGAGCCACAGGAGGTGTTGGAGGTTTTTGAATAATGGGTTTCTGCTGTGCTGCAAGGGATACAACCTTTATCATCAGCCTTTATCATCTATGTGTTTTTCAGTCAATACAGACTTGGACTCTCCTGGAGAGTTCTGCCCTTGCCTTGGCCCTGCTCAGTTTTCATGAGCCTTTGCTGTACCGCTTGGGGCACGGCCAGCCCATAATGCTCATGGGTCTGGCCTTCACTAGTGTCAAGGAATTGTGAGGGTAGCTTTGATCTGTAATGCATATTAGTGACCAAAACATAGGTTATGAGAAATAAACTCTGCAGGTTGCTTGGAAAGATAAAAGATACATAGGCGATGCCTTCTTGGAAACTGTGTGCCTTGTTCTTTAGGGAAAATGTACCTAAGTTCATATACCCACACATGGCGTACAGTGCCAGGAGGTTTCCAAAACCAGGAGACATGTCCAGGGACTGCAGGCAAAAAAAGTCCAAATGAGCTAGAGATGATCCATCCTTATGGTGTCAGCCCCCATAGAGTTGTTTGTACTGATGTGTACTGAACTCTGTGTGTTATGGGCTCTGGGTCAGGATGAGGTGTGTGACCCTATGAAGCTCGTTCTTGTTTTTACCACAGGGCTCTTATTAAAGATACTGATTGATAGGACCCAGAGGAGAAGCTTGCTGTAGGTTTTGGGACCAAGCAAAGCCATGTGGTCCTTAGGAGCAATGGGATCATTTTTATCTAACAGACACTAAAGGGTGTGAGCGCTCAGGCTTTCCTCATTGGCCGAGGCCGAGGGGCTCAGATGCGACTGGTGGGACAGAGTTGGTGCCCCAGCCCTCGGCCTCAGCTTCTCTTTTCCCTGCTATGGTTTTCCCTGCCTGTTCCCTGCATATTCAGCAGTATAGGATAGAAGGAGTTGTTCCTACGAGTCACATCAGGTCCTTCAGGGGATGAGTGGGGTGGAAGGGTCAGTGATGTGTGCCTTCTCCAGCTTTCAGACCTGGCTCCAGAGCACCATGGCTGAAGTGGAAGGGGCTGCAGCCCGGCTGCCCTGCCTCAGCAGCCGAGTCAGCTATGCCGTCCGCAGGGTCCACACGATTCGGGGTGGGTAGGGCAACTGCCAGACACGCTGTACTCCTGCCCCTGCCTTCCCCAGCTCTTGCCTCCCACATTTGACCTCATGCCTTCTTGTCACCAGACCATgcatcccttcccctttccctcctcaaGCTCCTCTCCGTTgctctctgccttttctccccCAGGCCTGATGGCTCGAAAACTGGCCCTTGCTCAGCTGCGCCAGGAGAGGTGAAGCCTGGGGCACTGCGGTGGATGGGAGGGGGTTAAGGTGGTGTCTGCTGGGACCCCAGACAGTGAGGACTGAAGGGGATGGGGGCTTAGGGATCAGGCTAGGTGACTGCCCCTGactctttcccttccctgctgcagctgccccccagccccgccagCCACACACATGAGCCTTGAGTTGGAGCAGCTGCGGGAAGAACGGAACCGCCTGGATGCAGAGCTGCAGCTGAGTGCCCACATCATCCAGCAGGAGGTGGGCCGGGCCCGGGAGCAAGGTACGCTTGGTCCTGGCGTTACAGAGCTGGAGCAGGGGCCAGAGTTGGGTGTGTTGGGGAGGGAGGAGTGGAGTCTGGCCACGGAGAGACCTTTGAGTGCCATCTCTTCCCAGGGGAGGCGGAGCGGCAGCAGCTGAGTGAGGTCGCCCAGCAGCTAGAGCAGGAGCTGCAAcgcacccaggagtccctggctAGTGTGGGGCTGCAGCTGGAGGCTGCTCGCCAGGGCCAGcaggagagcacagaggaggCTGCCAATCTCCGGCAGGAACTGACCCAGCAGCAGGAGCTCTATGGGCAAGGTGTGCAGGATGCGGAGTCTGTTTACCACGGAGGGCTGTGAGGAACGGAGAAGCAAAGCTTCCTCTGACACATCCCatctgcacccccgccccccccccccccccccccgccccagctctgcAAGAGAAGGTGGCTGAAGTGGAAACCAGGCTGCGGGAACAGCTCTTAGAAACAGAGAGGAGACTGAATGAGGCTCGGAGGGAGCATGGCAAGGCAGGTGAGATTTGTTTGGGTGGCTGTGGTCGTCCGGGGAGAAGGCAGTGTTGGAcataagggttttttgttttgtttttttaagatttatttatttgttcatgagagacaggcagagagagaagcaggctccccactgggagcctgatgtgggactcaattccggatcctgggatcacgccctgagccaaaggcaggtgcccaactgctgagtcacccaggtgtccaaggATCTTAAAGCTGTTTTTGAAGTATGCCAATAATGAAGTTACCAAGAAATGGCACAAATACATTCTGAGGCGGTGAACACACTCCTTCAGCCAGCACACATAGGAGCACCAGCAGGTGGCCAGCCCTAGTGCCCCCTGAGCCCTGCCCAGCCACCCCCCTCCACAAGGCCACGGCCATCCCAACCTCACACCAACCATTACccccaacttttttctttttcttttccttttccttttcctttttctttttcttttttcttttttcttttttctttttctttctttttttttttttgccttaaagcAATAGAAAATTGTTCTCTTACAGtactggaagctagaagtctgaagTCAAGATGCTGGCCAGGGTTGGTGCCTACTAGAGGTTCTGAGAGTCTATTTTATGATTCTCTCCTGCATTCTCATGGTTGCTGGCAATCAGTGGCATCCCTGGTTTGTTGGCACATCATTCTTTTGTGTGTCCATCTTTACATGATGTTCTGTGCTGCACGTGTCCGTCtcccaactttttttaaaaagattttgtttttgagtaaTCTTTACAACCAGCATGGGGTTCAAACTTACCTAAGATCAAGAATCATGTACTCTACCGACTGACCCAGCCAGAGGCTTCCCCCCAATGTCATAATAGGGAAAAGTTCAAATACCTAGCCAAATTACAAGACTCATGCAGTGCCCACTTGTGTACTTCCTCTAACTAGATGCAACAGCTATTCAtctattttttgttaaagattttttttaaagattttatttatttatgagggacatagagaagcagagacacaggcagagggagaagcaggcttcctgcagggagccggatatgggacttgatcctgggaccccaggatcatgccctgagccaaaggcaggcactcaacagctgagccacccaggcgtccctaacctCAGTGTCATTGGCACACATTAAGAAGACATTGATTGCACCAAATTGAATATTCAGTACACATTCAGATTCTCCCTAAATGAGTCCAGGAAGGTTCAGGGATGGGGTTGTGGAGCATCAGCCACTGTGCCCAGCATGCAGAAGACATAGCCCCCCAGTGTTCTGCCCACAATTCCAGCTGTTCTCATGGTGCCTCACTACCTCTGGGTTGCCCCACACCTGTGCCCTCTGTACCCTGGCTTCCACTAGTGGTCTCCCTGCGCCAGATGCAGCGCAAAGCCACCTGGGAGAAGGAGCGGAACCAGGAGCTCAGGCGCCTGCAAGATGAGGCCCGGAAGGAGGAGGGGCTGCGGCTGACCCAGCGCCTGCAGGAGCTAGAGAGGGACAAGAACGTTATGCTGGTAGGGGGTCAGAGACTGGGCCCTGGAGCTGCCCGGGGAGTAGAGGCCTCATTGGGGAGGGGTGGCTCTGCCCGGGCTAGGTGGCATTTGACCCTCTCCTTCCCAGGCCACCTTGCAGCAGGAGGGTCTCCTCTCCCGTTACAAGCAGCAGCGACTATTGGcagttcttccttccctcctggaTAAGGGAAAGTCTGTGGAGTCCAGCCCCAGGGACCCAGGGTCTTCAGCAGCTGTGCCTCTGGCAGCACCCACCACCAGGGAGTCCATAAAAGGTAATGGTCTAGATaggaagggatggatggatgtaCAGGACTTAAGGAATCTCTCCTCCAGGTGCTCTTAATGGTGTGAGCATTTTTCTCCATGACCTTTGGAGGCCCACAGCCCCTCATCCATGCCCACCTTGGGCCAGAGAACACCCTCCCTCATAACCCTCCCATCTGATGGCAGTCCTGTTCTCTGCAACCGGAGCTGCAACAGCCTTGTCTGTCTGGCTGCTATCCCTGGGGGTCTTCTTTCCTAGGATCCCTCTCTGTCCTGCTCAGTGATCTGCAGGGCCTGAGTGAGGCCATTTCCAAAGAGGAAGCTATTTCTCAAGGAGGCAACCCGAACTGTCCTGCTCCAGTGTGTGGCTGAACAGCTGGGGACTCTGCCTCTGGGGGCTCAGGGTGAACAGCTGGGGACTCTGCCTCTGGGGGCTCAGGGTGGGGGGCCGGCCAGCTGCCCTCGTGGATACCAGCCACCAGGATGTCTGAATGCTGTGGCTCAATAAAGGTGATTACAGTGTGCCATGTTTTCTCTGGGACTGAGAGGGAATTCCCCTGCAGCCATCTCCATCCACCCGGAAAATGCGAGAGGTGGTCCCCAGCTGTTTTCTCTAGGTAGTGCCTTTCTCAAAACCCCTTCCCCAGGCTGCTTGAGAAGTTTCTGGCAAGccccaggttttctttttctcaacttttgttttaaaactctACTTCTGGAAGAAGACCACTGCCCAGAGTGAGGAATATAAAACATCGCTCATTTGCTCAGAGTCAGGCAGTGTCCTCCCTCAGGGGCCATAGTGGTGGGCTTGCTGAGTGGGTCCCTGCTGCCGAGGCACTGCTGTCCCGGTGGTAGAGACAGATGATGGACAGGTACCTAAGTGAACGGACGGGCGTCCTTGGGAAGAGAAAAGACATACAAGGTGATAGAACCTGACCAGGGAGGGGCCACCCGATGCTGCCTCCCTGAGGAGGGGCTGTGTGGAGGACCTGCCTGAGGTGGGGAAGCAAGCAGCGGCGTTGGCTGGAGTCCTGCAGATGGCAGGCTAGCATGGAGGGGGACCTGGTGGGGTGCGGGTTTTATTCCAGGTCAGTAAAAAGCCCTTGGAGTACTTGTAGCAGGGATGCAACCACATGATTAggctgacttcttttttttaaagattttgtttatttatgagagagagagaggcccagacacaggcagggggagaagcaggctccatgcaaggaaccagatgtgggacttgaccccagaatcatgccctgggccaaaggcaggctctaaaccactgagccacccagggatccctaggctgacattctttttttttttttttaagattttatttatttattcatgagagagacacacacacagaggcagagacacaggcagagggagaagcaggctccatgcatggagcctccatgcatggagcctgatgtgggacttgatcccgggactccaggatcacacactgggccaaaggcaagcactaaactgctgagccacccagggatcccctaggctgACATTCTTAAGAGCTAGgtaggctggctgtggaagttggggtttgggttggggagggaagaagagggggtggggagaccaGTTAGCAGGGTAACTGAGGAGGCCTGGAGAGATGGGCTCCTGAGCTGGGCTTGGGGCAGGGTTGGGGGAAGGAGCAAAATGAAGGCTTCAAAGTGAGCCACAGAGGGACAGTGGTGTCCCTCACCAGGAGGGAGcagaccaggtggggaacagcctggggagggtgggagatGTGTTAGGGAGGCATTACTTCCTAGAGGCTTACTGGACCTCCAGACCAGGGGCAGCCTTTCTGAGGGCTCCAAGAGACGGAGACAAAACTGGACTGAGGTCTacaagatggggtggggggttttgggggcagagggggaagggcagggaggaccAGGCAGTGGCCAGAGGGGCAGTGAGCAGGAttccagagggaggaggaaggggcggAGATCCACAGGAAGCAGAGGCAGTTTCCTCCTGAGCCTCTGGGCTGGGACGGATGGAGCTAGCTCcggggtgggggaagaaatcaGGGTGTCCTCATACTTCCTGGCCTGCCATCTCCCACATGGCTCCTGGGTGTAATTCTTCTGATGTCATAGCTTGGGAGGCCCCTTGAGTGCCTGATGAAGGCATGTGCTACTGCACGTCCCAGTCCTGAGGGGAGGGGGGATTGGGAGTTCCAAGGACAAAACAGTCCCAAGGGGGAAGCTCGGGGTGCTGGCTGGGGCCATCCTAGCTGCGTTCCGTATGTTTAGAAGGAGcatctctccctgctcctgccacGGCGTCCTGCCTGCTGGCCCCTGTAATTACACTGCTTCCCCACGCATGGTTGGCTTCCATTCCTTGGCTTCCAGTAGTGCCAAGGAATGAAAGGTGGAAGTCCCCGTGACTAGAGATGACAGGTAGGTATTGATGGCTGCAGAGTGTGTGGAGGAGGACATGAACACAAGGGTGGGGTGACCGAGGTCTAGGTCATCAATAGAGCTGGGGTGGCTGAATCCCAAAATGAAGGGGGGGTGGCACTAAAGTGAGGGACGCCACCGTCAGAGGTTACACATTAGCCCTGGCTTTCCAAACGGGTTCAACCAGTTAGGTTCTGATGGGATTCCTGTGTCACTGGGCTGGCCCCTCCCCAGAGATTGGACACCTCCTCTCAATCCCTATAAAGCCTCTTGGGGTTCCTAGGCACCTACACTCAGCCCACCCCCAATTTTGGGGGCCAGGAGACAGCCATGATGCTCAACTGGAAGCTACTGGGGATCCTGGTCCTTTACCTGTGTGCTGGAGGTAATCTGGGAACAGAGCAAGGAGTGCAATTTGGGGTGATGGAGGATGGTCAGGTGGGGCAAGGGTGAATTAGATGCCTAGGGATGGAGGAGACTTCAGAAGATTCTGGGTTTTCACATGAAGGAGGGAGTTAAGAAGTTGAAGGTGATGCAGGAAAATGCATTTTAGCTCAGAATGTTTTTGCTGGTTGAAGTGTAGGTCCATGTGGCAATTTAGATCAGAATCCAGGTGTGTGGGTGAGTATGCATCACGACTGAGGCCTGTGGAGGGTGGATGTGTTTGCAAAGGGTGGGGTCTGGTTGCCACATGGGCCCAAGGTGTAGATGGCTTTGGAGGTGTAGACCAGCACAGAGGCCATGCCAGTGAAGGTCCCAACCCTGGCTGAATGGAGCTTATGTCAActtatgttggtttttttttttttttttaatttattcatgagagacagagaggcagagacacaggcagagggagaagcaggctccatgcagggagcccaacttgagacttgatcccaggactccaggatcacaccctgggctgaaggcggcactaaactgctgagccacccaggctgcccgctcTGTTGGTTTAAAGTAGGTCAAGTTAATGATTCCGGACAAggtttttatgtcattttaagaTCACTTCGGTCTGTTGTTAATGTGTGGAGAGCTCTTTGAGACTGACTTTTGAGGTAGGTTTGTGATGTCTGCTCAGGCTGTGGTCTATCCCAGAGAGCCTATTCCCCCTGACCAGCTGGGGCAGGGAGATCTGGCCCTCACCACCTTCtacctttccccttcctcttccacaGGCATCTCAGGCAGCAGAGAGCACCCCCGTCCCCCACTCACAGAGactggagaggaggagggctCCCCAACATTGCCGCAGGGCCCCCCAGTCCCTGGTGATCCCTGGCCAGGGGCACCCCctctctttgaggaccctccacctCCAGGCCCCAGTCGTCCCTGGAGAGACCTGCCTGAATCCGGAGCCTGGCCTCCTGAACCCCCGAGAACCGACCCCCCTCAGCCTCCCCGGCCTGATGACCCCTGGCCAGCAGGACCCCAGCCTCCAGAAAACCCCTGGCCACCTGCCCCTGAAGTGGACCATGGACCTCAAGAGGACCCAGATCTTGACCCACCCCGGGAAGAGTACAGATAAAGGGACTCCCCCAGAGGCTTCTTAGGGCTCCAGGCTGAGTATCCCAAGTATACCTTTCTGATTCCTCTCCAGTTCTCCCATCAGCCTCAATccccttcctcttcaatttttttctgaactctGAAAGCGTCATTCTCTTATCTGTCCTctcttgagatccagccccctttccccctccttttttctttgacAGCTGAAGCATACACCCCTACCTCATGCCCAGTCCACCCACCTACCTGCTTCCAACCtggtccctcctccccacccctggggctcctggggccaggTTGGTGGCCCTGTGTtctctgctgccccctggtggccgACAGCTGGGAACTATCGGAAGACGGAGACCATTCTtccatgaaatggaaaaataaaaaccatgttttcttcattttgaatcTTGGCTGCTGCTTTGCTGATGATTAGGTCTTTGAATAATGAGATGCCCTCCCCAGAGCACAAAGCTACGGAGATCTGGAAGTACTCTTAAGTTCCCGTCTTGCCCATATGCGTAAGGACGTGGAGCTCAGCAGGAGGAAGTTGGAAATGTAACCATCAGAGTTACAAGGACATTCAGACCCACATTTCTCCCATTCTGGAACCCCTATTTTGGAGAATGAGAAACCATATtaagtctcttttatttttttttaagattttatttatttattcatagagacacaacaacacacagagagagagagagagagagaggcagagacacaggcagagggagaagcaggctccatgcagggagcccgacgtgggactcgatcctgggtctccaggatcacgccctgggctgcaggcggcgctaaacctctgtgccaccgggGCCGCCCTTAAGTCTCTTTTAAATAGCTTTTGATTTGCACTGAACA
The Canis aureus isolate CA01 chromosome 7, VMU_Caureus_v.1.0, whole genome shotgun sequence genome window above contains:
- the CCHCR1 gene encoding coiled-coil alpha-helical rod protein 1 isoform X2; translated protein: MWPHSSGPRPWASALIGKDPGVMAWWCLDGLPEGLAEPWRKLWRLGSQPLHCVPPFSPPTRKGRGRRNLKKRGNIDGWTQNLETSDNVEMFQPSGSTGLIPPSHFQAHPLPTVPRMAPTWVSDIPLVQTSAHQDVSERRPDNQRPQVITWEQDVSGNGQEPGRRGRSVEIEGSQALSQQAELISRQLQELRRLEEEVRVLRETSLQQKMKLEAQAMELEALARAEKAGRAEAEGLRAALAGAEVVRKNLEEGSQRELEEIKRLHQEQLLSLTQAHQEALSSLTSKAEGLEKSLNSLETRRAGEAKELAVAQREAELLQKQLSKTEEDLEAQVTLVENLRRYVGEQVPPEVHSQTWESERQELLETVQHLREDRDGLHTTAELLQVRVQSLMHILAMQEEELTRKVQPADSLEPEFSRKCQALLKRWREKVFALMVQLKAQELEHRGCVAQLKGQVAELQEGAVAQSQEQAILQRSLQDKAAEVEVERMSTKALQLELSRAQEAQRRRQQHTATAEEQLRLVANFVSSFQTWLQSTMAEVEGAAARLPCLSSRVSYAVRRVHTIRGLMARKLALAQLRQESCPPAPPATHMSLELEQLREERNRLDAELQLSAHIIQQEVGRAREQGEAERQQLSEVAQQLEQELQRTQESLASVGLQLEAARQGQQESTEEAANLRQELTQQQELYGQALQEKVAEVETRLREQLLETERRLNEARREHGKAVVSLRQMQRKATWEKERNQELRRLQDEARKEEGLRLTQRLQELERDKNVMLQRLLAVLPSLLDKGKSVESSPRDPGSSAAVPLAAPTTRESIKGSLSVLLSDLQGLSEAISKEEAISQGGNPNCPAPVCG
- the CCHCR1 gene encoding coiled-coil alpha-helical rod protein 1 isoform X5, which produces MFQPSGSTGLIPPSHFQAHPLPTVPRMAPTWVSDIPLVQTSAHQDVSERRPDNQRPQVITWEQDVSGNGQEPGRRGRSVEIEGSQALSQQAELISRQLQELRRLEEEVRVLRETSLQQKMKLEAQAMELEALARAEKAGRAEAEGLRAALAGAEVVRKNLEEGSQRELEEIKRLHQEQLLSLTQAHQEALSSLTSKAEGLEKSLNSLETRRAGEAKELAVAQREAELLQKQLSKTEEDLEAQVTLVENLRRYVGEQVPPEVHSQTWESERQELLETVQHLREDRDGLHTTAELLQVRVQSLMHILAMQEEELTRKVQPADSLEPEFSRKCQALLKRWREKVFALMVQLKAQELEHRGCVAQLKGQVAELQEGAVAQSQEQAILQRSLQDKAAEVEVERMSTKALQLELSRAQEAQRRRQQHTATAEEQLRLVANFVSSFQTWLQSTMAEVEGAAARLPCLSSRVSYAVRRVHTIRGLMARKLALAQLRQESCPPAPPATHMSLELEQLREERNRLDAELQLSAHIIQQEVGRAREQGEAERQQLSEVAQQLEQELQRTQESLASVGLQLEAARQGQQESTEEAANLRQELTQQQELYGQALQEKVAEVETRLREQLLETERRLNEARREHGKAVVSLRQMQRKATWEKERNQELRRLQDEARKEEGLRLTQRLQELERDKNVMLATLQQEGLLSRYKQQRLLAVLPSLLDKGKSVESSPRDPGSSAAVPLAAPTTRESIKGSLSVLLSDLQGLSEAISKEEAISQGGNPNCPAPVCG
- the CCHCR1 gene encoding coiled-coil alpha-helical rod protein 1 isoform X1 encodes the protein MWPHSSGPRPWASALIGKDPGVMAWWCLDGLPEGLAEPWRKLWRLGSQPLHCVPPFSPPTRKGRGRRNLKKRGNIDGWTQNLETSDNVEMFQPSGSTGLIPPSHFQAHPLPTVPRMAPTWVSDIPLVQTSAHQDVSERRPDNQRPQVITWEQDVSGNGQEPGRRGRSVEIEGSQALSQQAELISRQLQELRRLEEEVRVLRETSLQQKMKLEAQAMELEALARAEKAGRAEAEGLRAALAGAEVVRKNLEEGSQRELEEIKRLHQEQLLSLTQAHQEALSSLTSKAEGLEKSLNSLETRRAGEAKELAVAQREAELLQKQLSKTEEDLEAQVTLVENLRRYVGEQVPPEVHSQTWESERQELLETVQHLREDRDGLHTTAELLQVRVQSLMHILAMQEEELTRKVQPADSLEPEFSRKCQALLKRWREKVFALMVQLKAQELEHRGCVAQLKGQVAELQEGAVAQSQEQAILQRSLQDKAAEVEVERMSTKALQLELSRAQEAQRRRQQHTATAEEQLRLVANFVSSFQTWLQSTMAEVEGAAARLPCLSSRVSYAVRRVHTIRGLMARKLALAQLRQESCPPAPPATHMSLELEQLREERNRLDAELQLSAHIIQQEVGRAREQGEAERQQLSEVAQQLEQELQRTQESLASVGLQLEAARQGQQESTEEAANLRQELTQQQELYGQALQEKVAEVETRLREQLLETERRLNEARREHGKAVVSLRQMQRKATWEKERNQELRRLQDEARKEEGLRLTQRLQELERDKNVMLATLQQEGLLSRYKQQRLLAVLPSLLDKGKSVESSPRDPGSSAAVPLAAPTTRESIKGSLSVLLSDLQGLSEAISKEEAISQGGNPNCPAPVCG
- the CCHCR1 gene encoding coiled-coil alpha-helical rod protein 1 isoform X7; this translates as MFQPSDIPLVQTSAHQDVSERRPDNQRPQVITWEQDVSGNGQEPGRRGRSVEIEGSQALSQQAELISRQLQELRRLEEEVRVLRETSLQQKMKLEAQAMELEALARAEKAGRAEAEGLRAALAGAEVVRKNLEEGSQRELEEIKRLHQEQLLSLTQAHQEALSSLTSKAEGLEKSLNSLETRRAGEAKELAVAQREAELLQKQLSKTEEDLEAQVTLVENLRRYVGEQVPPEVHSQTWESERQELLETVQHLREDRDGLHTTAELLQVRVQSLMHILAMQEEELTRKVQPADSLEPEFSRKCQALLKRWREKVFALMVQLKAQELEHRGCVAQLKGQVAELQEGAVAQSQEQAILQRSLQDKAAEVEVERMSTKALQLELSRAQEAQRRRQQHTATAEEQLRLVANFVSSFQTWLQSTMAEVEGAAARLPCLSSRVSYAVRRVHTIRGLMARKLALAQLRQESCPPAPPATHMSLELEQLREERNRLDAELQLSAHIIQQEVGRAREQGEAERQQLSEVAQQLEQELQRTQESLASVGLQLEAARQGQQESTEEAANLRQELTQQQELYGQALQEKVAEVETRLREQLLETERRLNEARREHGKAVVSLRQMQRKATWEKERNQELRRLQDEARKEEGLRLTQRLQELERDKNVMLATLQQEGLLSRYKQQRLLAVLPSLLDKGKSVESSPRDPGSSAAVPLAAPTTRESIKGSLSVLLSDLQGLSEAISKEEAISQGGNPNCPAPVCG
- the CCHCR1 gene encoding coiled-coil alpha-helical rod protein 1 isoform X6 — its product is MWPHSSGPRPWASALIGKDPGVMAWWCLDGLPEGLAEPWRKLWRLGSQPLHCVPPFSPPTRKGRGRRNLKKRGNIDGWTQNLETSDNVEMFQPSGSTGLIPPSHFQAHPLPTVPRMAPTWVSDIPLVQTSAHQDVSERRPDNQRPQVITWEQDVSGNGQEPGRRGRSVEIEGSQALSQQAELISRQLQELRRLEEEVRVLRETSLQQKMKLEAQAMELEALARAEKAGRAEAEGLRAALAGAEVVRKNLEEGSQRELEEIKRLHQEQLLSLTQAHQEALSSLTSKAEGLEKSLNSLETRRAGEAKELAVAQREAELLQKQLSKTEEDLEAQVTLVENLRRYVGEQVPPEVHSQTWESERQELLETVQHLREDRDGLHTTAELLQVRVQSLMHILAMQEEELTRKVQPADSLEPEFSRKCQALLKRWREKVFALMVQLKAQELEHRGCVAQLKGQVAELQEGAVAQSQEQAILQRSLQDKAAEVEVERMSTKALQLELSRAQEAQRRRQQHTATAEEQLRLVANFVSSFQTWLQSTMAEVEGAAARLPCLSSRVSYAVRRVHTIRGLMARKLALAQLRQESCPPAPPATHMSLELEQLREERNRLDAELQLSAHIIQQEVGRAREQGEAERQQLSEVAQQLEQELQRTQESLASVGLQLEAARQGQQESTEEAANLRQELTQQQELYGQALQEKVAEVETRLREQLLETERRLNEARREHGKADRQREKQAPHWEPDVGLNSGSWDHALSQRQVPNC